The proteins below are encoded in one region of Flavobacterium sp. IMCC34852:
- the hflX gene encoding GTPase HflX, protein MLEKEVINFERTIIVGIITQNQSEEKLNEYLDELEFLTYTAGGEVIKRFSQKLEKPNPKTFLGTGKIEEIHLFIKENNISTVIFDDELSPSQQKNISKILDCKILDRTNLILDIFAQRAETSYARTQVELAQCQYLLPRLSGMWTHLERQKGGIGLRGPGETEIETDRRIVRDRIALLKEKIRTIDKQMSVQRSNRGAMVRVALVGYTNVGKSTLMNVISKSEVFVENKLFATLDTTVRKVVIKNLPFLLSDTVGFIRKLPTQLIESFKSTLDEVREADLLLHVVDISHPDFEEHIQSVNQILQDIKSNNKPTIMVFNKIDAYQHLQIEADDLITEKTTKHYTLEEWKSTWMGNVGEKNALFISATNKENFEEFREKVYEAVREIHITRFPYNKFLYPDYKDVIED, encoded by the coding sequence ATGTTAGAAAAAGAAGTAATCAATTTTGAGCGAACCATAATTGTTGGAATCATTACACAAAATCAAAGCGAAGAAAAGTTAAACGAATACTTAGACGAACTAGAATTTTTAACTTATACTGCTGGAGGAGAAGTAATTAAAAGATTTTCACAAAAATTGGAAAAACCAAATCCTAAGACATTTTTGGGAACCGGTAAAATAGAGGAGATTCATTTATTCATCAAAGAGAACAACATATCAACCGTTATTTTTGACGATGAATTATCGCCTTCTCAACAAAAAAATATTTCCAAAATTTTAGATTGTAAAATTCTTGACCGAACCAATTTAATCTTGGACATTTTCGCCCAAAGAGCAGAGACTTCTTATGCAAGAACTCAAGTTGAGCTCGCGCAATGCCAATACTTACTGCCGCGCCTCTCCGGAATGTGGACACACTTAGAACGACAAAAAGGAGGTATCGGACTACGTGGACCCGGTGAAACTGAAATTGAAACCGACCGCCGAATTGTTCGCGACAGAATTGCTTTGTTAAAAGAAAAAATCAGAACAATTGACAAACAAATGTCTGTCCAAAGAAGCAATCGTGGCGCTATGGTTCGTGTTGCATTAGTCGGTTACACCAATGTCGGAAAATCAACCTTGATGAACGTAATCAGCAAAAGTGAAGTTTTTGTAGAAAATAAATTATTTGCCACCCTTGACACTACCGTTCGTAAAGTAGTCATCAAAAACTTACCCTTTTTACTTTCAGACACGGTTGGTTTTATTAGAAAATTACCAACCCAATTGATTGAATCATTCAAAAGTACTCTAGATGAAGTTCGCGAAGCCGACCTTTTATTACACGTCGTAGATATCTCACATCCCGATTTTGAAGAACATATTCAATCGGTGAACCAAATTTTACAAGACATCAAAAGCAATAATAAGCCAACAATTATGGTGTTCAACAAAATTGACGCTTACCAACATTTACAAATCGAGGCGGATGATTTGATTACAGAAAAAACTACCAAACATTACACTTTAGAAGAATGGAAATCGACATGGATGGGTAATGTCGGAGAAAAAAATGCATTGTTTATTTCTGCCACTAACAAAGAAAATTTTGAAGAGTTCAGAGAAAAAGTATACGAAGCAGTGAGAGAAATTCACATCACGAGATTTCCTTACAATAAATTCTTGTATCCAGACTATAAAGATGTAATTGAAGATTAG
- a CDS encoding choice-of-anchor J domain-containing protein, giving the protein MKKITLLLVTLFFSMVGYSQLTPAVEGFESTTGPTPLPSTTWALTTGNWAVFDNGVGLNQRWGINSTAVTPPTPPLVYQGTNSAYVNRENIGQGNTSEDYLSTPLVNIPTNGQLRFYTRTFTTGNQGTLYQIKVAPSTASQTDPAAYTLVQQWTEVDLTTTYNIYEEKLVDLSAYAGQQVYVSFVKVYTQPLTVLDGDRWLIDNVSILERCLDPINLAANGITQTSANLSWGNPSGATSWEIEVLPLAGAFTGSGVVYNGLLPFNATATATGTPFTPSTDYKYYVRALCANGANSVWVGPFNFSTTSPGFSCGAPIVIGSVPYSTTDNTGNYGDTTDVAQPAACAGTATNYMTGNDVFYSYTPTTSGAISVTMTPTANWSGIFVYQGCPNVGVTCIAGVANTGGAPRVIPSIAVTAGQEYIIVISTNAAPQTIGYTLVIQTVNCAEPTTLSVSGLTQTSANLSWANPGGATSWEVAVQPAGSPIPSGPGVQTNTNTAYPVTSLTVNTAYQYYVRADCNNGTFSAWAGPFLFNTLCDAFPVPFQEGFNTGSTTENCWTVLNSNGDTDLWNMNYATTPFEGNQCAAITTDFNAGANNDWLISPQIILNGNQRLKFHYRVQSAGEPNDFRVMLSQNGTSPTDFTTTLIPLASYNNTTYVQRIQTLAGITGPVNIAWHIPAGGLDGWRLFIDNVIIEDIPTCPEPTLLVSSGVLSTSATVSWTNGGSETAWQVLALPCGSPAPTASSTGFIDVTSGPPYTLTGLSPTTCYDVYVRAVCSPTDISPWTGPASFTTQVAPPVCGGTFTDPGGPNGDYAGSTDSTVTICPVNPGDVVTVTFNSFETEANWDALYVFDGNSITAPQIASTNGAGNVPGGLAGGYWGTAIPGPFTSSSADGCLTFRFRSDTSVQDPGWVANVTCGPPPTCRRPTAVTTSTVTSNSVILNWTQPTNPDNSVASAWQVLALPCGSPAPAADATGFVDVTAGPPYTLTGLNSSTCYDIYIRAVCSPTDSSIWSGPSTITTQVAPPVCGGPYVDAGGPANYPGNSDSTVTVCPVNSGDVVTVTFTSFNTETNWDALYVFDGNSITSPQIASTNGAGNVPGGLAGGYWGNTIPGPFTSSSPDGCLTFRFRSDGAVSLAGWVASVTCDPAPECQRPNTLTATNITTTSAYLGWSEPNPAIVQWEVIILPLGSPVPLPTATGTIVSTNPALFTGLDSGTQYTFYVRGICPTSGTSLWSTGFNFNTLIENDNCDGAIFAPVNSDAVCQLVTPGTITGATASVAPGIVAPCVGTPDDDVWFEFIATNAYLNVSLQNVVGSTTNLNFAVYSGQCGTLTQVFCSTNLAGVLNNLTVGATYYIRVFSNSATPQSANFNLCISTPSTCATSSSICSEDGLNYGNTTGVTSLGQIGCLFTSPNPTFFTIQVVTSGPINYLLTQSTTPGGTPNLDVDYAAWGPFATQAQVCAAIAGGQAPLTGLTTGCSYSAAPTENFNIPNAVAGQFYVILITNFSNQPGYITLTQTNFGTTSGATLCCPEADFAYSSSTYCIDPSIANPIPTLPQGSVAGVFSLLPNTPTGLVFANTATGEIDLQNSLPGNYVIVNTLAGDVTCPEIQYTFTLSLVLPVSATISYNEAFYCETDTMVHNVNQSGTTGGTYSALPNGGLYIDVNTGAITPSLSSPGIYTVSYTLPGSGVCVGANPSTQVEIAPIPSLTQPADVQACNSYALPALSVGNYFDAPGGTGNQLSAGHQVTATQTIYIYAVSTFGCINEVSFIVNIITTPTPTVNVTQTTCAVQTGTIEVTNPIGTNYEYSIDGTNYQTGTSFTGLIPGTYSVTTHDLTSGCYSPALQVVINPAPFTPTVVDFSYNPAVICQNAAATMSPILPTGFTTPGSFTSQPAGLNINSSTGVITLGVGGSASVPGTYTVTYEVLPNNDICLAGGSFDFEVVINPIITPVTTIGYDALYCSDGEDPLPNTDIPGFTTGGTFTGTNGLLINSSTGLIDLSSPAGTYTVTYTVDDDADTCRVEGSSTAQVVISSPIQIVASGDCEGVQFVLTVSPVDGGTFDSGVTYSWEDSSGNVVGSTQSIVVTALGTYTVTVTSNDGCLNSVSLPVDAITCVIQQGISANDDGFNDYFDLRGFNVKKLSIFNRYGMKVYSKGNYTDQWKGQSDDGDELPDGTYYFVIERDNGENRTGWIYINREQ; this is encoded by the coding sequence ATGAAAAAAATTACTTTACTATTGGTGACATTATTTTTTTCTATGGTTGGTTATTCTCAATTAACGCCAGCTGTTGAAGGATTTGAGTCAACCACAGGACCTACTCCGTTACCATCGACTACATGGGCTTTAACAACGGGGAACTGGGCAGTATTTGATAACGGGGTTGGGCTTAACCAACGTTGGGGAATTAACTCCACGGCGGTTACACCACCAACGCCACCACTCGTTTATCAAGGGACAAATTCTGCTTATGTCAATAGAGAAAATATTGGCCAAGGAAACACTTCAGAAGATTATTTGTCAACACCATTGGTTAACATTCCTACCAATGGACAACTTCGTTTCTACACTCGTACTTTTACAACGGGTAATCAAGGGACTTTGTATCAAATAAAGGTAGCTCCATCAACGGCTTCGCAAACCGATCCTGCCGCCTATACTTTGGTACAACAATGGACAGAAGTTGATTTAACGACTACCTACAACATTTATGAAGAAAAATTAGTTGATTTGTCAGCTTATGCGGGTCAACAAGTTTATGTTTCGTTTGTGAAGGTTTATACACAACCCTTGACTGTTTTAGACGGGGATCGTTGGTTAATTGACAATGTTAGTATACTTGAAAGATGCTTAGACCCTATTAACCTTGCGGCTAACGGAATTACGCAAACTTCAGCTAACTTAAGTTGGGGTAATCCAAGCGGAGCGACTTCATGGGAAATTGAAGTTTTGCCTTTAGCTGGTGCTTTTACAGGATCTGGTGTAGTGTATAATGGGCTTTTACCATTTAATGCAACTGCAACTGCAACCGGAACACCTTTTACTCCTTCGACAGATTACAAATATTATGTAAGAGCTCTATGTGCTAACGGTGCGAATAGTGTTTGGGTAGGGCCGTTTAATTTTTCTACCACCTCTCCCGGGTTTAGTTGTGGAGCTCCCATTGTTATCGGATCAGTTCCTTACAGTACAACGGATAACACCGGTAACTATGGTGATACTACAGATGTTGCACAACCTGCGGCATGTGCGGGTACAGCAACCAATTATATGACAGGAAACGATGTGTTTTATTCCTATACTCCAACCACTAGTGGTGCAATTAGTGTGACTATGACGCCTACAGCAAACTGGTCAGGGATATTTGTATATCAGGGATGTCCTAATGTTGGAGTTACTTGTATTGCCGGTGTTGCTAACACTGGTGGTGCACCCAGAGTTATTCCTAGTATAGCGGTTACCGCGGGTCAAGAATATATTATTGTGATTTCGACAAATGCTGCGCCTCAAACTATAGGGTATACTTTGGTAATTCAAACAGTTAATTGTGCTGAACCAACCACATTATCAGTTAGTGGATTGACACAAACATCAGCTAACTTGTCTTGGGCAAATCCTGGAGGAGCTACTTCTTGGGAAGTAGCAGTTCAACCTGCAGGGTCACCTATTCCTTCAGGTCCAGGCGTACAAACAAATACTAATACTGCTTATCCGGTAACTAGTTTGACCGTTAATACTGCTTATCAGTATTATGTAAGAGCAGATTGTAATAATGGAACTTTCAGTGCATGGGCAGGACCTTTCTTATTCAATACTTTGTGTGATGCTTTCCCGGTTCCATTCCAAGAAGGGTTTAATACAGGGTCAACAACTGAAAACTGTTGGACAGTATTAAATTCGAATGGTGATACCGACTTGTGGAACATGAATTACGCAACAACTCCATTTGAAGGGAATCAATGTGCCGCTATTACAACTGACTTTAATGCAGGAGCAAATAACGATTGGTTGATTTCTCCACAAATTATTTTAAATGGTAACCAAAGATTGAAATTCCATTACAGAGTTCAATCTGCTGGTGAGCCAAATGATTTTAGAGTAATGTTGTCTCAAAACGGGACAAGTCCAACCGACTTTACAACAACTTTAATTCCTTTAGCATCTTACAACAATACTACTTACGTTCAAAGAATTCAAACTTTGGCAGGTATCACCGGTCCGGTAAATATTGCTTGGCACATTCCTGCAGGAGGTTTAGACGGGTGGAGATTGTTTATTGATAATGTAATTATTGAAGATATTCCAACTTGTCCAGAACCTACTTTGTTGGTTTCAAGTGGGGTATTGTCAACATCTGCTACTGTATCTTGGACTAATGGAGGTTCTGAAACAGCTTGGCAAGTTTTAGCTCTGCCTTGTGGTTCTCCTGCGCCTACAGCAAGTTCAACAGGATTTATTGATGTTACTTCAGGTCCGCCTTACACTTTGACTGGTTTATCACCAACAACGTGTTATGATGTATATGTAAGAGCGGTATGTTCTCCAACAGATATTAGCCCATGGACCGGACCTGCTTCATTCACTACTCAAGTAGCACCACCGGTTTGTGGAGGTACATTTACTGATCCGGGTGGACCGAATGGAGATTATGCAGGAAGTACAGATTCAACGGTTACTATATGTCCAGTGAATCCGGGCGATGTTGTTACCGTTACTTTTAACTCTTTTGAAACAGAGGCCAATTGGGATGCTTTATATGTTTTCGATGGGAATTCAATCACAGCGCCTCAAATTGCTAGTACTAATGGTGCAGGTAATGTGCCCGGAGGATTAGCAGGAGGATACTGGGGAACAGCTATACCTGGTCCGTTTACATCATCAAGTGCGGACGGATGTTTAACTTTCAGATTTAGAAGTGATACCTCAGTTCAAGATCCAGGATGGGTTGCTAATGTAACTTGTGGTCCTCCTCCAACTTGTAGAAGACCAACCGCAGTTACAACTTCAACAGTTACTTCGAATTCAGTTATATTGAACTGGACACAGCCTACAAACCCTGACAACAGTGTAGCTTCAGCATGGCAAGTTTTGGCTTTACCATGTGGTTCTCCTGCACCGGCAGCAGATGCAACAGGTTTTGTTGATGTGACCGCTGGTCCTCCTTACACCTTAACAGGATTGAATTCTTCAACTTGTTATGATATTTACATAAGAGCAGTTTGTAGTCCTACTGATAGTAGTATTTGGTCTGGTCCATCAACGATAACAACACAAGTAGCGCCTCCGGTTTGTGGCGGTCCATATGTTGACGCTGGTGGTCCTGCAAATTACCCAGGGAATTCAGATTCAACGGTTACTGTTTGTCCGGTAAATTCAGGAGATGTTGTAACTGTGACCTTTACCTCATTCAATACAGAGACCAATTGGGATGCTTTATACGTTTTTGACGGAAATTCAATTACTTCTCCTCAAATTGCCAGTACTAATGGAGCAGGAAACGTTCCTGGAGGTTTAGCAGGAGGATATTGGGGAAATACCATACCAGGTCCGTTCACCTCATCAAGTCCTGACGGGTGTTTGACCTTCAGATTTAGAAGTGATGGTGCTGTCAGCCTTGCCGGTTGGGTTGCTAGTGTAACTTGTGATCCGGCTCCGGAATGTCAAAGACCTAATACATTGACAGCAACAAATATTACTACAACTTCTGCTTATTTAGGATGGTCAGAGCCAAATCCGGCTATTGTACAGTGGGAAGTTATTATTTTACCATTAGGTTCTCCAGTACCATTACCTACTGCCACCGGAACAATTGTTTCAACTAATCCGGCATTGTTTACCGGTTTAGATTCAGGTACACAATACACTTTTTACGTAAGAGGAATTTGTCCGACATCAGGTACAAGTTTGTGGTCGACAGGATTTAATTTTAATACTTTGATTGAAAATGACAATTGTGATGGGGCCATATTTGCTCCGGTAAATTCTGATGCAGTTTGTCAATTAGTTACACCGGGAACTATTACAGGGGCCACGGCTTCGGTTGCACCTGGAATTGTAGCGCCATGTGTTGGAACACCTGATGATGATGTTTGGTTCGAATTTATTGCGACAAATGCTTATCTAAATGTTTCATTGCAAAATGTTGTAGGTTCAACAACCAACTTAAATTTTGCAGTATACTCAGGACAATGTGGAACTTTGACACAAGTATTTTGTAGTACAAATTTAGCGGGCGTATTGAATAACTTAACAGTAGGAGCTACTTATTACATTAGAGTATTCTCTAATTCAGCTACACCACAATCAGCTAATTTTAATTTATGTATCTCTACACCTTCAACATGTGCTACTAGCTCATCAATATGTAGTGAGGATGGTTTAAATTATGGAAATACCACAGGGGTAACAAGTTTGGGACAGATAGGATGTTTATTTACTTCTCCTAACCCAACGTTCTTTACTATTCAAGTGGTTACTTCAGGACCTATAAATTATTTATTGACGCAATCAACAACTCCTGGCGGAACACCTAATTTAGATGTTGATTACGCAGCATGGGGTCCTTTTGCTACTCAAGCTCAAGTTTGTGCGGCAATTGCAGGCGGACAAGCACCTTTAACAGGATTAACAACAGGTTGTAGTTATTCTGCAGCGCCAACAGAAAACTTTAATATACCTAATGCAGTGGCCGGACAGTTTTATGTAATTTTAATTACAAACTTCTCTAACCAACCAGGTTATATTACTTTAACACAAACTAATTTCGGCACTACTTCAGGAGCAACTCTTTGTTGTCCGGAAGCTGATTTTGCGTACTCATCATCTACTTATTGTATCGATCCAAGTATTGCTAATCCGATTCCAACTCTTCCACAAGGTTCAGTAGCCGGGGTATTCTCATTGTTGCCAAATACTCCAACAGGATTGGTATTTGCAAACACTGCAACTGGAGAGATTGATTTACAAAACAGTTTGCCAGGAAATTATGTAATAGTTAACACTTTGGCCGGAGACGTAACTTGTCCGGAAATACAATATACATTCACTTTAAGTCTTGTGCTTCCTGTGTCAGCAACCATTAGTTATAATGAAGCATTCTATTGTGAAACAGACACAATGGTTCACAATGTAAATCAATCCGGTACAACAGGTGGTACCTATTCAGCTTTACCAAACGGAGGTTTGTATATAGATGTTAATACTGGAGCTATCACGCCAAGTTTGAGTTCTCCGGGTATTTATACTGTTTCTTACACTTTGCCTGGTTCAGGTGTTTGTGTTGGGGCCAATCCATCTACTCAAGTAGAGATTGCTCCAATACCAAGTCTTACTCAGCCAGCAGATGTTCAAGCATGTAATAGCTATGCATTGCCGGCTCTATCTGTTGGAAATTATTTTGATGCGCCAGGAGGAACAGGAAATCAACTTAGTGCTGGTCATCAGGTAACGGCTACACAGACCATTTATATTTATGCGGTTAGTACTTTTGGTTGTATCAATGAAGTTTCATTTATAGTAAACATAATTACTACACCAACACCGACCGTAAATGTTACACAAACAACATGTGCTGTTCAAACAGGAACAATTGAAGTGACAAATCCAATAGGAACTAATTATGAGTACAGTATTGATGGTACCAATTATCAAACAGGTACTTCATTTACAGGTCTTATTCCTGGAACCTATAGTGTAACAACTCATGATTTAACATCAGGTTGTTATTCTCCGGCACTTCAAGTTGTAATAAACCCTGCTCCGTTTACACCAACAGTGGTAGATTTTTCATATAATCCAGCTGTAATTTGTCAAAATGCGGCGGCGACTATGTCACCTATTTTACCGACCGGATTTACAACTCCTGGTAGTTTTACCTCTCAACCTGCCGGATTAAATATTAATTCCAGTACAGGGGTAATTACCCTTGGAGTTGGCGGTTCTGCTTCAGTACCGGGTACTTACACGGTTACATACGAAGTATTGCCAAACAACGATATTTGTTTAGCAGGTGGAAGTTTTGACTTTGAAGTAGTTATTAATCCAATAATTACACCGGTAACTACTATAGGGTATGATGCTTTATATTGTTCAGACGGAGAAGATCCGCTACCTAATACAGACATACCAGGATTTACCACTGGTGGGACATTTACAGGAACTAATGGATTGTTGATTAACTCTTCAACAGGTTTAATTGATTTGTCTTCTCCAGCAGGCACTTACACTGTTACGTATACAGTTGACGATGATGCGGATACATGTAGAGTTGAAGGATCAAGTACAGCTCAAGTAGTGATTTCATCCCCAATTCAAATTGTTGCCTCCGGAGATTGTGAAGGAGTTCAATTTGTACTAACGGTATCTCCGGTAGATGGAGGGACTTTTGATTCAGGGGTTACATACAGCTGGGAAGATAGTTCTGGTAATGTTGTAGGAAGTACACAAAGTATTGTGGTTACTGCCTTAGGCACGTACACTGTAACTGTAACTTCTAACGACGGATGTCTTAACTCAGTTTCATTACCGGTTGACGCCATTACTTGTGTGATTCAACAAGGTATTTCTGCTAACGATGATGGCTTTAATGACTATTTTGACCTTAGAGGTTTCAATGTTAAAAAATTGTCTATTTTTAACAGATATGGAATGAAAGTATATTCTAAAGGAAATTATACTGATCAATGGAAAGGTCAATCTGATGATGGAGATGAACTTCCTGACGGAACTTATTATTTCGTAATTGAAAGAGATAATGGTGAGAACAGAACAGGTTGGATTTACATCAACAGAGAACAATAG